The window gactaagatatttatctttaagGTTTTGCACgtcctgggttagcccatggtgtctcatgagtgccccattttaattttagggtttcccattgtcgcccatgggaaccctggtgtatccctattagggtttctccttccctattgcattccataaaattaattatcacaatagggatggagaaactcgtctctagtccatcacatggcaagagggatccatcccatactcgaatgcgcgcatgaaaaataatcgattcgagtttctttcgcatcccataaatattaataatcaatgaatgtaaggaattaataaagaatcgctaacctggtgagcctcaagtgttgcttcctccaatagacagtggttcttcctccaatgagcgctccaagcaaacagatccgaacctccaatggtgctaccaatgttctacacgccaatcccgtagatgccctcaaactcctcaagacagatctagggtttcacaaaccctaactctcaaacacaggtgagagaagcaagaagaagaagagagatcacaagagggagaaagagaaaccaaaaacgcagGAGaaagagtgtctgctccaaaaacgtggagagctcctcTTCTatgtatttttggtcccctatttataataatagggtttaattaaatcctagatagatttaatagagccctagtgagagtcgactctctctctcgcatCCAGCGTTCTGTTTAAATTCAAAGTCTTCTACAAGGTGAAGAAGCGAATCCAataggaaagtattaattagattctttatttaattattaatggataattacaattagcaccaaatccattaattaaataaagagtcaattaaattagcaaattccaaataactccctatatgataacaatttatcatatacaacccccccactaatcaacaccatcattatggaatctagggcatgtacataTGTAtcgccaaaccccaatccatagtacatgtccatataagagcgtctcgtgcatccgatcgggtccctcaaaactcgataaaacactttatttgaaataactataaataatatatcattttatgtaaaataaattttgcaaaaccatttccaaaacggtactggattcagattctgatccgaccatgcacagacagtctctattttggtgttccccaatcgggcagtggtgaccgtgttggataactccttcacttacaaagtgttcacgcattcccagaacaccggctttgactcgcttgagtctcaatcattgatgaaccaaagaatgcgatcacactttgcagtgacagggttccctcaggtacagggtgtcggtgacacatgtctatccttTCCTAtatctggcaataatacatgagggaatcgacaaagtagattcttcgccaatgcacacatcaaacatgtgagcactcgcattcgtaccctgacatcacatgtctagacatacccaatgcgacgactatatgataagggtgcccagcccaaaccctagtcgtgactaccattttaagtataactaacggacacataatgctcaaaaaatttatatcgcatgtgacaatattaaactaaaatgtataaatgttcaatacaaagataAACCGGATTGAGCcgaaccgaaccgggtttgatagacacacttgtccaacatatatgacccacttttttttttttttttttattctatgttTTTCCAATTAGGGGCGAGAAGGGATCACTCAACAGTAAGGCATTTTTGAATAAAAGGAGTTTAAAGACATTTCAGACATTCACAAATAGAGGGCGAAAGTACTGATTCCAACTGCTGGTCTATTGTGTTACACAAAATTAAAAACCTGTATAGAGTGTGACAGTAAAGATTCCCACTACTTGTATACCATGATCTCAAGTAATTAAACTGGAGAGAATCAACTGAAACccatgaaaccaaaccaaacccacccaTGTTCTAGACAGATGTGTGGGGAACAAAAACTAGAGAATATAACCCCAAGAGGTCAGCTCAGTTGACAaaagaccaacacctcaaaTAGAGGTCATCAGTTTAAACCACCTTGGGCCTGTCCCCATCTCCTATCCACTATCCCCCTcccctattaaagctctccaattccaaaaacAAACTATAGAATATTCAGTCGGCCTCACAGAGAACAAACATGTAGCAGTGCGACAAACAGGAAAACAATAActtaaattaacaaataaataaggaaagttATCTGTGAGAGAATGCGCTGCGCCATACATGGAATGAAATAACCACCCTGTTGATGCCACCGTGtacgctcccattggccctgtacacatgcaggggccacactcccctaCAGAAAACCCTTGCCCATAAATAAAATCAGCAATCCCCTAACTTCTTGTAGAAGTcagagactctctctctctctctctctctctctctcaatgtaTCATCAAATAATTACACTACTATTTACACCAGATGCAAGAAAATTTGCAGTCAAAACAACGGCAGACACATCACTGTGAGAACAAAGCTCTTATCCTTCCCCAGCCTTCCAGCAATCCGAGATCTCTCTCTACATTTGATACATTCCAATTGGTGTGCTTCCAATTTCTTCAACTGATGTGGGGGGAGTATCATCTGAGTGTAAAGCTAAGAAGCAAATATGTCAATTATTAATAATCATTTCCAGCTGAGGGATCATCAAAAAGTGACGCTTGACGAACAAACTGTCCTTTCATACGGGGACGCGACTCAGCAAGTTTTTTCCTGCTTTGGTAACGAACCTGTGTAGGAATAACCAAAATTAAGACATGGAGGTGAGGGCATGCCAGCTAGAACAAATTATGCACATTACACGGTAACCATCTAATTACTCACAATTTGGTCATTCGGCCATTATGGAGCAAATACATTTTCTAGCAAAAAATTCAATTGGGTTTTTCTTCCAGGCTAATCCCACAGTAAACCTTGATACACCCATCCAATGAAATCAATGGTGACTGACACAGGTTATAATTACTAATAATTTTTGTCAACAAGAATGTACCTTTTTCTCATAGCATCTATCTTTCCGTTTCAACCTGAACTTGGTTAGAGCCGCTTCTCTCTGGGTGGAACGATTAGGATCCATCCCTTCAACTCTGTCATGGACAAAGAGGCTTTCACCACTCCTGCTTTCTGCAGTGGCCCTGGCAGCAACAACCGCAGTGGCATTGCCATTGGTTCCATTGCAAACACTCCCACAACCACTGCTGTTAAGGTGGCTTCTAGCACCGTTATATATACTGCTATTTGCACTCTGACCAGTGAGTGGGGAAATCTCTCCTGGATCTTCCAGAGCTTCAACATTAAGTTCCTGCCCGTGCAATGTTTGATTAGTGGAACTGTCAGCATTCTGATCCTGAATGCGACTAACTAGTTCATACTGAATTTCTGGATTGGACTGACGAGACAAATTGAGACAAACAGTGGTGGGTTCTTGATGGCTTCCGGAACTTTGACCCCATAATGGCAGTTGACCAGATTGTGAATAAAACATGTGTGGCAGTACAGTAGCATAGCAGGCAGATAAACCATCTAACCTCATCCCTGTGATGGGAACAGGGACAGGAATGACCCCCCGCTGCTGGCATTGTAGCACTGTTTCAGCTGGGTCAGATTGACCAACTGAAGAAGTTGCACTTTCCTGAAATTTATTTAGACTACCATGTGGAGGAGCATGATCAATATGACCAGGATCCTGATTTGGCATATGTTTGCCAGATTTGCTTGAGCAATCTCTGGGTTCAGTGCAAACATTGGTTGATGTTGGAAGGGGAGACTGAGGTTTCCTGTGATTATACCT is drawn from Telopea speciosissima isolate NSW1024214 ecotype Mountain lineage chromosome 1, Tspe_v1, whole genome shotgun sequence and contains these coding sequences:
- the LOC122670592 gene encoding two-component response regulator-like PRR95, coding for MCSEKGSDAQSSCTKPDTEAESACMQNLQDFSQPMCQSSSVVSDGKIHKHGGCARLDQGSIAHVNKNEEKSTRSVSEVTPSNEANDSAIFVPGEDHAYGKTKTLFEDVAAESQSDKAIITSATHENNHERAAPPSEAIDFIGAFDNHLRCTSGHSCNAVPKEVLANEMKTFSASNNKLVCTPLLELSLERSHLSGLENQGTDERHTLNHSNASAFSWYNHRKPQSPLPTSTNVCTEPRDCSSKSGKHMPNQDPGHIDHAPPHGSLNKFQESATSSVGQSDPAETVLQCQQRGVIPVPVPITGMRLDGLSACYATVLPHMFYSQSGQLPLWGQSSGSHQEPTTVCLNLSRQSNPEIQYELVSRIQDQNADSSTNQTLHGQELNVEALEDPGEISPLTGQSANSSIYNGARSHLNSSGCGSVCNGTNGNATAVVAARATAESRSGESLFVHDRVEGMDPNRSTQREAALTKFRLKRKDRCYEKKVRYQSRKKLAESRPRMKGQFVRQASLFDDPSAGNDCWKAGEG